In a single window of the Flavivirga spongiicola genome:
- a CDS encoding SusC/RagA family TonB-linked outer membrane protein, whose amino-acid sequence MKTFILLFCTTVFSLTTENTYSQEKVIINKDQLISVDHVFRIIQKQTKYAFIYPKGLFKDAPKVELKKGEITLGELLKLSITQNKLNFELTQDNVIVINEKRINAALNQQQITGVITTSDSVPLAGATIIEKGTKNGTQSDFDGAFNLTVTNANAILVFSYIGYVTQEIAVNGRTTFDITLQEDTAVLDEVIVVGYGTKTKATLTGAVTTVGAKNFEAKPAANIVNSIQGRIPGLLVVRNSGQLGNEGNAFEIRGETSRSSTGVLTIIDGIPQRSLGTGAIESINPEDIETFTVLKDAQAAIYGSRAAGGVILITTKKGKSSKPTVRYTSNLSINTVGNFLARTNVKQHFEMFNEAWVNDGVPNHFFAGIQDQVFAADLSNPQIIPGPFSDTPTLWTGHNEWMETMWGTSVWQNHNLSISGRGDRSNYYTSFQYLDQQSQLQYGANSNEKLAFRTRYDYEVIEDKLTIGANISMDQQTTMTPNRYGRMLGAMQSAWTSQPVTTPEGNFYHFGGFASPNGHAALGGENKLIRRNINLQFNAEFKPIKDLTINAQFATFKELDERKDLGRIYRFYLWDDTPSAWGSQRNSISNEYGSTTHNTANLYATYKKNIKEHNFSLMVGTAHEEDFDNGFRAWRNDLSDENFPILDFGDPEEQFNSESGSHYAIKSLFSRLSYDYQGKYIFNATIRKDQSSRFASGFRDGYFPGASVGWIVTKEGFMENLNNSINYLKLRLSWGELGNQNNVGRFDHISRISKGGAPLFGPNGSPIQGNSASIGTLADPNRTWETVEVRNIGVDFSFLNSRLSGSFDYFKKHTRDMLLSLVFPETLGINTVTVNGGELKSKGYELSLGWKDNIKDFNYSIKATLNNDTNEVTRLDDSRNISEGQNNFLEGHSTDTYYGFVFDGFFQTQAEADDYKANTASNFAGFPFQPGDASYKDLDGDGELEFTPYKEGDPESGDMVNLGDGRRHNIFSLDLSFDYKGFDFSAFFQGVGKWNIYTNDSPVGSDWWNQPFAYTYNTTWSPDRPNALRPRLSANGGIDFNNYQMHSNAPHRKINNAYVRLKNIQLGYTIPSAVMDNLGISKFRVYFSGVDLWELTNKNLPDGSDPERPFGSAFTPFVRSYSFGIDLTF is encoded by the coding sequence ATGAAAACGTTTATTCTTTTATTTTGTACGACAGTTTTCAGTTTAACCACAGAAAACACCTACTCTCAAGAGAAAGTTATCATCAACAAAGACCAATTAATTTCTGTAGATCACGTATTTAGGATCATCCAAAAGCAAACAAAATATGCTTTTATTTATCCTAAAGGGCTCTTTAAAGATGCGCCAAAGGTCGAATTGAAAAAAGGAGAGATAACATTAGGTGAGTTGCTAAAATTAAGTATAACTCAAAACAAACTTAATTTTGAACTAACTCAAGACAATGTTATTGTTATTAATGAAAAAAGAATAAATGCAGCTCTCAATCAACAACAAATTACTGGAGTTATAACTACTAGTGATAGTGTTCCATTGGCTGGAGCAACAATTATTGAAAAAGGAACTAAAAATGGTACTCAAAGTGATTTTGATGGTGCCTTTAATTTAACAGTAACCAATGCAAATGCCATATTAGTCTTTTCTTATATTGGGTATGTAACTCAGGAAATTGCTGTTAATGGACGTACAACTTTTGATATTACATTGCAAGAAGACACAGCTGTGCTTGATGAAGTTATAGTAGTAGGTTATGGTACAAAAACCAAGGCTACTCTAACAGGTGCCGTTACAACCGTAGGAGCTAAAAATTTTGAAGCAAAACCAGCTGCAAACATTGTGAATTCAATCCAAGGTCGAATTCCTGGGTTGCTTGTAGTAAGAAATAGTGGTCAATTAGGAAATGAAGGCAATGCTTTTGAAATACGAGGTGAAACTTCAAGAAGTAGTACGGGTGTTCTAACTATTATTGATGGGATTCCGCAAAGATCTTTAGGAACAGGAGCTATAGAATCCATTAACCCAGAAGATATAGAAACATTTACAGTGTTAAAAGATGCTCAAGCTGCTATTTATGGATCAAGAGCAGCCGGAGGCGTTATCTTAATTACCACAAAAAAGGGGAAATCTTCTAAACCGACTGTAAGATATACTTCTAACCTATCTATAAATACTGTTGGAAACTTTTTAGCAAGAACCAATGTAAAACAGCATTTTGAAATGTTCAATGAAGCTTGGGTAAATGATGGCGTTCCAAATCATTTTTTTGCAGGCATACAAGATCAAGTATTTGCGGCAGATTTATCCAACCCTCAAATAATACCAGGACCATTCTCTGATACACCTACCTTATGGACAGGACATAATGAGTGGATGGAGACTATGTGGGGAACATCGGTTTGGCAAAACCATAACTTATCTATTTCTGGTAGAGGCGATAGAAGTAATTACTATACCTCATTTCAATATTTAGATCAACAAAGTCAATTACAATACGGGGCAAATTCAAATGAAAAACTAGCTTTTAGAACTAGATATGATTATGAAGTCATAGAAGACAAATTAACCATAGGCGCAAATATTTCTATGGATCAACAAACAACTATGACACCTAACAGGTATGGTAGAATGCTAGGTGCTATGCAAAGCGCATGGACAAGTCAACCAGTTACAACACCCGAAGGTAATTTTTATCATTTTGGAGGGTTTGCTTCCCCAAACGGTCATGCTGCTTTAGGTGGTGAGAATAAACTAATTAGAAGGAATATAAACTTGCAATTTAATGCAGAATTCAAACCTATTAAAGATTTAACCATTAATGCACAGTTTGCAACTTTTAAAGAACTTGATGAAAGAAAGGATTTGGGAAGAATCTATAGATTTTACCTATGGGACGACACCCCTTCTGCTTGGGGATCTCAACGGAATAGTATCAGTAATGAGTATGGATCAACAACGCATAATACAGCAAATTTATATGCGACATACAAAAAAAATATAAAAGAGCATAATTTCAGTTTAATGGTTGGTACTGCCCATGAGGAAGATTTTGACAACGGATTTAGAGCATGGAGAAATGACCTTAGTGACGAAAATTTCCCAATTTTAGATTTTGGAGATCCAGAAGAGCAGTTTAATAGTGAGTCTGGTAGTCATTATGCTATCAAGTCTTTATTTTCAAGATTAAGTTACGACTATCAAGGAAAGTATATATTTAATGCTACGATAAGAAAAGATCAATCATCTCGATTTGCTTCAGGGTTTAGAGACGGTTATTTCCCTGGTGCATCTGTGGGATGGATAGTTACTAAAGAAGGATTTATGGAGAACCTCAATAACAGTATTAATTATTTAAAATTAAGACTATCTTGGGGAGAATTAGGAAACCAAAATAATGTTGGTCGTTTCGATCATATTTCCAGAATAAGCAAGGGTGGCGCTCCTTTATTTGGTCCTAATGGATCACCCATACAAGGAAATAGTGCTTCAATAGGTACGTTAGCAGACCCAAATAGAACCTGGGAAACTGTTGAGGTACGAAATATTGGTGTTGACTTTTCTTTTTTAAATTCTAGATTATCGGGTAGTTTCGATTATTTTAAAAAGCACACTAGAGACATGTTACTTTCATTGGTGTTTCCAGAAACATTAGGAATTAATACGGTTACTGTTAATGGCGGGGAATTAAAATCAAAAGGATACGAACTTTCTTTAGGTTGGAAAGACAATATAAAAGATTTTAATTATTCTATAAAAGCTACTCTGAATAATGATACTAACGAAGTTACTCGATTAGATGATAGTAGGAATATTTCAGAGGGTCAGAATAATTTTCTTGAAGGCCATAGCACAGATACTTATTATGGTTTTGTGTTTGATGGATTCTTTCAAACCCAAGCAGAAGCTGATGACTATAAAGCAAACACTGCATCTAACTTTGCCGGATTCCCTTTTCAGCCTGGGGATGCTAGTTACAAAGACTTAGATGGTGATGGAGAACTTGAGTTTACCCCTTATAAAGAAGGAGATCCAGAGTCTGGAGATATGGTAAATTTAGGAGATGGGAGAAGACACAATATATTTTCTCTAGATTTAAGTTTTGATTATAAAGGTTTTGATTTTTCTGCCTTTTTTCAAGGTGTTGGAAAATGGAATATTTATACCAACGACTCTCCTGTAGGAAGCGATTGGTGGAACCAGCCCTTTGCTTATACATATAATACAACATGGTCTCCAGATAGACCTAATGCTTTACGCCCAAGATTAAGTGCCAATGGAGGCATTGACTTTAATAACTATCAAATGCACTCTAACGCTCCACACAGAAAGATAAATAACGCTTATGTGAGATTAAAAAATATTCAATTGGGCTATACTATTCCAAGTGCGGTGATGGATAATTTGGGAATTAGTAAGTTTCGCGTATACTTTAGTGGTGTTGACTTATGGGAATTAACCAATAAGAATTTACCAGATGGATCAGATCCAGAAAGACCTTTTGGTTCTGCTTTTACGCCATTTGTAAGATCGTATTCATTTGGTATAGATTTAACATTTTAA
- a CDS encoding RagB/SusD family nutrient uptake outer membrane protein, with protein sequence MKKIILNIIIIASLCFSCERDLDLAPVTEVSETTFFKKASDFEEFANQYYGSLSGFGTPGLDRQSDIMFGLGTNNISNGSYVTSEESGFWNGSYDRIRQTTFLLQKYDALEDASLKTEAVIYAAEARFFRAYAYFNLVKNYGGVPLITQILNTTDTEILFKARNSREEVITQVLTDLDAAISDLPEQSSYEGGNSDGRITKGAALSFKAKVALFEGTWRKYHGGSVGNLLDQAIAASNAVISSNEYEIFNHTADFGGSAIDNYKYFFILEQANKTNAANLTKNDNKEFIIERRFDRGREVGGGIADPRGFSPTSKLANMYLCTDGLPIDKSPLFQGYDLVGDEYINRDSRMAGIMMVPFEQQWSYRQTVWQRDWSDPMANGFTNTIEIPGRTTTGYTLHKLHPEIIGPNGVDYPVLRYAEVLLIFAEATFEKDGSISDADLNKSINVLRDRAGIANLTNALVTNNGLDMLTEIRRERTIELAMEGLRYDDLRRWKTAEIELPKAITGIKYAGTQFETDAPWNTLSVTLDADGFMIVDDVSARSFDANKHYLQPLPTNQVELTEMEQNPGWN encoded by the coding sequence ATGAAAAAAATAATATTAAATATAATTATAATAGCTAGCTTATGTTTTTCTTGCGAGAGAGACTTAGATTTAGCTCCCGTAACTGAAGTTTCTGAAACTACTTTTTTTAAAAAAGCTAGTGATTTTGAAGAATTCGCCAATCAATATTATGGTTCATTATCTGGTTTTGGTACACCTGGACTTGATCGTCAATCTGACATAATGTTTGGATTAGGTACCAATAATATAAGTAATGGATCCTATGTAACGAGTGAAGAATCTGGCTTTTGGAATGGGTCTTATGATAGAATAAGACAAACCACCTTTTTATTACAAAAATATGATGCTTTAGAAGATGCTAGTTTAAAAACGGAGGCTGTCATATATGCAGCCGAAGCACGTTTTTTTAGAGCCTATGCTTATTTTAATTTAGTGAAAAATTATGGAGGCGTACCATTAATTACTCAAATATTAAATACGACTGATACAGAAATCTTATTTAAAGCACGTAACTCTAGAGAAGAGGTTATAACACAAGTTTTAACAGACTTAGATGCGGCTATTTCAGATTTACCAGAACAGAGTAGTTATGAAGGTGGTAATTCAGATGGCAGAATTACTAAAGGAGCTGCTTTGTCCTTTAAAGCAAAAGTTGCTCTTTTTGAAGGGACTTGGAGAAAATATCATGGCGGTTCAGTTGGAAATTTACTAGATCAAGCTATTGCAGCTTCAAATGCAGTTATCTCGAGCAATGAATATGAAATCTTTAATCACACAGCAGATTTTGGAGGTAGTGCTATAGATAATTACAAGTACTTTTTTATTTTAGAACAAGCTAATAAAACGAATGCAGCGAATTTAACAAAAAATGATAATAAAGAATTTATTATTGAGCGTAGGTTTGATAGAGGAAGAGAAGTTGGCGGTGGTATAGCAGATCCAAGAGGCTTCTCTCCAACCAGTAAGTTAGCTAATATGTATTTATGTACGGATGGTTTACCTATAGATAAATCCCCGTTATTTCAAGGCTATGATTTAGTAGGAGACGAATATATTAACAGAGATTCACGTATGGCTGGTATCATGATGGTACCTTTTGAGCAACAATGGTCGTATAGACAAACGGTATGGCAAAGGGATTGGTCGGATCCTATGGCTAATGGTTTCACTAATACCATTGAAATACCTGGCAGAACAACCACTGGTTATACATTGCATAAGTTGCACCCTGAAATTATTGGCCCTAACGGAGTTGATTACCCCGTATTGCGCTATGCCGAAGTTCTATTAATCTTTGCTGAGGCTACTTTTGAAAAAGACGGATCTATATCTGATGCCGATTTAAATAAATCGATTAATGTTTTAAGAGATAGAGCAGGTATAGCAAATTTAACTAATGCTCTAGTGACTAATAATGGTCTAGACATGCTAACCGAAATTCGTAGAGAACGGACTATAGAATTAGCCATGGAAGGCCTTAGGTATGATGATTTAAGGCGTTGGAAAACAGCCGAAATAGAATTACCAAAAGCCATTACAGGGATTAAATATGCTGGAACTCAATTTGAAACCGATGCGCCTTGGAACACTTTATCTGTAACATTAGATGCTGATGGGTTTATGATTGTTGATGATGTTTCTGCACGTTCTTTTGATGCTAATAAACATTATTTACAACCGTTACCTACAAATCAAGTGGAGCTAACCGAGATGGAGCAAAATCCTGGATGGAATTGA
- a CDS encoding GH116 family glycosyl hydrolase codes for MKKIGVLVLICLMSKIGISQNEFGHIIKENKNLSKEWKASLYKKGEQKIYRDEELNTIGMPCGGIASGQLYVRGDGTLANWWIANNAYNTGYGIDHLLNFETAQGPWKVCYQTFEPFSYFEQGFEIEIQSGNKLYTRKLDKTGFNNIGFIGEYPIAKVLYEDKKKALPVDITMEVFSPFIPLNAKESATPGTILKFKIKNRSSKELKVSLSGYLQNMVMADLKNDIKGTIRNQVKQTEEMQTLYMDYIPENQAESFHPYFGNMSLSLIQSTGIVFTDKIKKEKEISLKAIQEELIGSVQSNISLNKGEEKEITFLLTWYFPNRPKQYGNGGNWNKAIPTKGESIGNMYANWFNSSIDVATYLKNDIQRLSQNTYKFHDSWYNKSTLPYWLRQRIMMPVSTLATETCQWWANDKFWAWEGVGSCVGTCTHVYNYEQAIARLFPELERNIREKTDLETSFGDDGGIQARNGWGSVLLDGHIGAILKSYREYLISKDQLFLSRNWSKIKKAMEFAFKHDGNLNGLIEGKQSNTYDISFEGANSYVGGLYLASLRAAEEMALIMDDTDFATKCHDIFKSGKELSVKKIWNGEYFFQDVDLEKHPKFQYANGCLSDQLFGQTWAHQLNLGYIYPKEYVDKALQSIWKYNWTQDIGPHVSKFKPERNYANAGEPGLLNCTWPISEHLNENAVRYRNEVWTGIEYQVATNMIYDDMIEEGLSIVKGVHERYRPEKHNPWNEIECGDHYARALASWGILIALEDYFYDGPKGILGFAPKIQKSNFESYFTTAKGWGNISQTRKNNVQHNNLNLVNGKLELSQLNFEIPSNKHVKSVFLLKNNKKIAINFKQKEKTVQINFKRTPFYSADILETKIEY; via the coding sequence ATGAAAAAAATTGGAGTATTAGTTTTAATCTGTTTGATGTCTAAAATTGGGATATCTCAAAATGAATTTGGACATATAATAAAAGAAAATAAGAACTTGTCTAAAGAATGGAAGGCATCTTTATATAAAAAGGGAGAGCAAAAAATATATAGAGACGAAGAATTAAATACTATTGGAATGCCCTGTGGAGGAATTGCTTCAGGTCAATTATATGTTCGGGGTGATGGAACACTGGCTAATTGGTGGATTGCTAATAATGCCTACAATACAGGTTATGGTATTGACCATTTATTAAATTTTGAAACAGCTCAAGGCCCTTGGAAAGTTTGTTATCAAACATTCGAACCATTTAGTTACTTTGAACAAGGTTTCGAGATAGAAATACAATCAGGGAACAAATTGTATACTCGAAAACTTGATAAAACAGGGTTTAACAATATTGGTTTTATTGGGGAATATCCCATTGCCAAGGTATTGTATGAAGATAAAAAGAAAGCATTACCTGTTGATATAACTATGGAGGTGTTTTCACCATTTATTCCTTTGAATGCAAAAGAATCGGCAACTCCTGGAACCATTTTAAAATTTAAAATAAAAAACAGATCATCAAAAGAACTAAAGGTTAGTTTATCTGGGTACCTTCAGAATATGGTGATGGCAGATTTAAAAAACGACATTAAAGGTACTATTAGAAATCAGGTTAAGCAAACTGAAGAAATGCAAACCTTATACATGGATTATATTCCTGAAAACCAAGCAGAAAGTTTTCACCCTTACTTTGGAAACATGTCACTTTCATTAATTCAAAGCACAGGAATAGTTTTTACAGATAAAATCAAAAAAGAAAAAGAGATCAGTCTTAAAGCTATACAAGAAGAATTAATCGGGAGTGTTCAAAGTAATATTAGTCTTAATAAAGGAGAAGAAAAAGAAATTACTTTTTTATTGACATGGTATTTTCCAAATCGACCAAAACAATATGGAAATGGCGGCAACTGGAATAAAGCCATACCTACAAAAGGTGAGTCAATAGGAAATATGTATGCCAATTGGTTTAATTCATCTATAGATGTGGCAACATACTTAAAAAATGATATACAACGCCTGTCTCAAAACACATATAAATTTCATGATTCCTGGTATAATAAATCGACCTTGCCATATTGGTTAAGACAACGAATTATGATGCCAGTATCCACCTTAGCAACCGAAACATGTCAGTGGTGGGCCAATGACAAATTTTGGGCATGGGAAGGTGTAGGATCTTGTGTAGGTACGTGTACACATGTTTATAATTATGAACAAGCAATAGCCAGATTATTTCCAGAATTGGAACGAAATATTAGAGAAAAAACAGATTTAGAAACTTCTTTTGGAGATGATGGAGGTATACAAGCACGTAATGGTTGGGGCAGTGTATTATTAGATGGGCATATAGGCGCTATTCTAAAATCATATAGAGAATACCTAATTTCAAAAGATCAATTATTTCTATCTAGGAACTGGAGTAAAATAAAAAAAGCAATGGAATTTGCGTTTAAACATGATGGAAATTTGAATGGATTAATAGAAGGAAAGCAATCCAATACATACGATATTAGCTTTGAAGGCGCGAATAGTTATGTTGGAGGGCTGTATTTAGCATCTTTAAGAGCAGCAGAAGAAATGGCTCTGATTATGGATGATACCGATTTTGCTACAAAATGCCATGATATTTTTAAAAGCGGAAAAGAATTATCCGTAAAAAAAATATGGAATGGCGAATATTTTTTCCAAGATGTTGATTTAGAAAAGCATCCAAAATTTCAATATGCAAATGGGTGTTTAAGCGATCAACTATTTGGACAAACATGGGCACACCAATTAAATTTAGGGTATATCTATCCCAAAGAATATGTCGATAAGGCTTTACAATCCATCTGGAAGTACAATTGGACTCAAGACATTGGTCCTCATGTATCAAAATTTAAACCAGAACGAAATTATGCCAACGCAGGAGAACCAGGACTATTAAATTGTACTTGGCCAATTAGTGAACATTTAAATGAAAATGCCGTTCGATACAGAAATGAAGTATGGACAGGAATTGAATATCAGGTAGCAACAAACATGATTTACGATGACATGATTGAGGAAGGTTTGTCTATAGTGAAAGGAGTTCATGAAAGGTATAGACCAGAAAAACATAATCCTTGGAACGAAATTGAATGTGGTGATCATTATGCAAGAGCACTTGCTTCATGGGGTATATTAATTGCTTTAGAGGATTATTTTTATGATGGACCAAAAGGCATTTTGGGTTTTGCTCCAAAAATTCAAAAAAGCAACTTTGAAAGTTATTTTACAACAGCAAAAGGGTGGGGAAACATTTCTCAAACCAGAAAAAATAATGTTCAGCATAACAATTTGAACCTTGTAAATGGTAAATTGGAATTATCTCAATTGAATTTTGAAATCCCATCTAATAAGCATGTCAAATCTGTTTTTCTATTAAAGAATAACAAGAAAATAGCAATTAATTTTAAGCAGAAGGAGAAAACGGTACAAATAAATTTTAAAAGAACGCCCTTTTATTCCGCTGATATTCTTGAAACTAAGATCGAGTATTAG
- a CDS encoding GH116 family glycosyl-hydrolase — MKKLSIFIFLGLFVMKITAQQKSENELQNNDTNELKYIGMPVGGICAGQVYLGGDGQLWYWDIFNVSMLNPGSEGGHRYYENPLTQEKKFENGFGLTIRQGDRVLVRPLNSTGFSDVQFEGEYPIGKVSYNDDRLPISANLKAYTPFIPTDAKNSGLPVTILEYTVTNKDDEDVSIELSGWLQNMSSFLSAEGHEGKHTNKVVSTEEYTRLVCESDDKFKDKLPDWGSMSLTLVGKGKALAESKDSKGLRIFSADGNKKKASTNLGNKLVGSVSGSTVLKPGESKTFTFHLSWYFPNINLWNGGHHWKNKENLRHYYTTYFNNSNEVSDYLLKNNNLLEATKTWNRTWYNSSLPKWFLDRTFVNVSTLATTASVRFNDLTDAPESEGRFYTYEGVYLGEGTCTHVFHYEQAMGRVFPNLSRQLREQTDLGLSFTNNGIIKYRGEFSGLGRHDGRGFAIDGHAGTVMRIYREHLMSRDKVFLKKNWNKIKKTIQVMINQDKEKTGYADGILEGKQYNTLDRTWYGKITWISGLYAASLKAGAEMAKEMGDLKFSRVCAKIAKKSYKNISKELFNGEYFIQKTDPEHPEAPNTNIGCHTDQLLGQYWTTQTGLGDILPKEMVKKSLQSIMKYNFTENYGDYLKNADIPVKRFYADKDEQGIIMCTFPKGGTDKAPGVIKNEWEKLVIGYFSEVWTGQEHQLAATLISEGFVEEALKVERAVHDRYAPSKRNPYNEIEYGNHYTRAMSGYAPFVSASGFTYHGPNGIIGFDPKINPNNFKSAFIVAEGWGSFSQKQDQEKQMCELQLNYGNLKLSQLNLVVVNKETPSTVEVLLNKKKVKTTYSIKNNQLKIKFDFIELKETDLFEVIIK, encoded by the coding sequence ATGAAAAAATTAAGCATCTTTATTTTTTTAGGATTGTTTGTAATGAAGATCACTGCTCAACAAAAAAGTGAAAATGAATTGCAAAATAATGACACTAATGAATTAAAATATATAGGAATGCCTGTTGGTGGTATCTGTGCAGGACAGGTATATCTTGGAGGAGATGGTCAATTGTGGTATTGGGATATATTTAACGTATCTATGCTAAATCCAGGTAGTGAAGGTGGACATAGATATTATGAAAACCCATTAACCCAAGAAAAAAAGTTTGAAAATGGTTTTGGACTAACCATACGTCAAGGCGATCGTGTTCTAGTTAGGCCTTTAAACAGTACTGGCTTTTCAGATGTACAATTTGAAGGAGAATACCCTATTGGCAAAGTTTCTTATAATGATGATAGATTACCAATAAGTGCAAACTTAAAAGCTTATACGCCATTCATTCCAACAGATGCTAAGAATTCCGGACTACCGGTCACCATATTAGAATATACCGTTACCAATAAAGACGATGAAGATGTAAGTATAGAATTATCTGGGTGGTTACAAAATATGTCGAGTTTCTTAAGTGCAGAAGGTCATGAAGGCAAGCATACAAATAAGGTGGTTTCAACAGAAGAATATACACGTTTGGTATGCGAGAGTGATGATAAATTTAAAGATAAATTACCAGATTGGGGCTCTATGAGTTTGACTTTGGTTGGTAAAGGAAAGGCTTTGGCGGAGTCAAAGGATTCAAAAGGATTACGCATCTTTAGTGCAGATGGAAACAAGAAGAAAGCTTCTACAAATCTTGGAAATAAATTAGTAGGTAGCGTATCTGGTTCTACAGTTTTAAAGCCAGGAGAAAGCAAAACTTTTACATTTCATTTAAGTTGGTATTTCCCAAATATCAATTTATGGAACGGAGGGCACCATTGGAAAAACAAAGAAAATCTAAGACATTATTATACGACGTATTTTAATAATTCTAATGAAGTGTCTGATTATTTATTAAAGAATAATAACCTATTGGAAGCCACCAAAACATGGAATAGAACTTGGTATAATTCTTCATTACCAAAATGGTTTTTGGACAGAACTTTTGTCAATGTGAGCACTTTAGCAACAACAGCTTCGGTAAGGTTTAATGATTTAACAGACGCTCCAGAAAGTGAAGGACGTTTTTATACCTATGAAGGAGTTTACTTAGGAGAAGGAACTTGCACACATGTATTTCATTACGAGCAAGCGATGGGAAGAGTGTTTCCTAATTTATCTCGTCAACTACGCGAGCAAACAGATCTAGGCTTGTCTTTTACAAATAATGGAATTATTAAATATAGGGGAGAGTTTAGTGGTTTAGGTCGTCATGATGGTCGAGGGTTTGCTATTGATGGTCATGCTGGAACTGTCATGCGTATTTACCGTGAACATTTGATGTCCAGAGATAAAGTATTTTTGAAAAAAAATTGGAATAAAATCAAGAAAACCATCCAAGTTATGATTAATCAAGACAAGGAAAAAACGGGCTACGCTGATGGTATTTTGGAAGGGAAACAATACAATACCTTAGATAGAACGTGGTACGGAAAAATTACTTGGATTAGTGGTTTGTATGCAGCTTCGCTAAAAGCAGGTGCTGAAATGGCAAAAGAAATGGGTGACCTAAAGTTTTCTAGAGTATGTGCGAAAATAGCAAAGAAATCGTACAAAAATATTTCTAAAGAATTGTTTAATGGCGAATATTTTATTCAAAAAACAGATCCAGAACATCCAGAAGCTCCTAATACAAACATAGGCTGTCACACAGATCAATTATTGGGGCAATATTGGACTACTCAAACAGGGTTGGGTGATATTTTACCAAAAGAAATGGTGAAAAAGTCATTGCAATCTATTATGAAATACAATTTCACGGAAAACTATGGGGACTATTTGAAAAATGCAGATATTCCTGTAAAGCGTTTTTATGCAGATAAAGATGAGCAAGGCATTATCATGTGTACCTTTCCAAAAGGCGGAACAGACAAGGCTCCTGGAGTTATAAAAAATGAATGGGAGAAACTGGTTATAGGTTATTTTAGTGAGGTATGGACAGGGCAGGAACATCAATTGGCAGCAACACTTATTTCTGAGGGATTTGTAGAAGAGGCTCTGAAAGTGGAAAGAGCCGTTCATGATCGTTATGCACCGTCCAAAAGAAATCCGTATAATGAAATTGAGTATGGGAATCATTATACGCGTGCTATGAGTGGTTATGCTCCATTTGTTTCAGCTTCGGGCTTTACCTACCATGGGCCGAACGGAATCATTGGATTTGACCCTAAAATTAATCCAAACAACTTTAAATCGGCATTTATTGTTGCAGAAGGATGGGGCAGTTTTTCACAAAAACAAGATCAAGAAAAACAAATGTGTGAGCTACAGCTTAATTATGGGAATTTAAAATTAAGTCAACTTAATTTGGTTGTTGTTAACAAGGAAACGCCTTCAACGGTAGAGGTTTTATTAAATAAGAAAAAAGTTAAAACAACCTATTCTATTAAGAATAATCAACTAAAAATAAAGTTTGACTTCATAGAATTAAAGGAAACAGATCTTTTTGAAGTAATAATAAAATAA